One genomic region from Tachysurus fulvidraco isolate hzauxx_2018 chromosome 14, HZAU_PFXX_2.0, whole genome shotgun sequence encodes:
- the serping1 gene encoding plasma protease C1 inhibitor: MLRCFILLLFWGFSSPSTITLLPGSQFKLQCLPESDLMFTEYSWSFSNQLEEDKNKRIHFAPLGHTNEELELNPVEKRHAGTYKCVVRGTSAKGMMKVKRIFKISVIENPVFISWQLFEGDEGETITLSCSSSSKNVNSFDSAEVKWYKVKDTGDSFELKELKPVVRNQRNIKVEEIKPRQVYWASDLKQPDWSITIDSLELDDEDLYQCDIITGSEKESVLMELLVNAAPPPRCLNQSQPWEACPDIDSQSSEAILRESLTEFSLNLYKKINTMEPERNLLFSPISIAMVMSQLLLGTRGETRAELERGLFLPSEFSCVHSEMKKLSSRMKDSLLIANQMLFHPELKLREAFINQTQEFYDSVPQKLTNDSAANVKLINTWVADKTQNRVTELVDSLDSSVNIILLNAVYFIGKWKGTFEVKDQQQFTTLSMELLSVPALYSSNYYVATSYIQGLKAYVAKFTLTGKNSLYVLLPFEAGKNGLDIMEAKLTDKNVRNMVNEMASIIPVESEVLLPKVKLLVNTNLFILLKKLELPGLFSDPNLCGMIDQSSAMPLSDARHSAFLSLTEKGVEAAAASSVSFSRSFNNFHAMRPFVLMVFNEEVNIPLFTGKVLHPDKNE; the protein is encoded by the exons ATGTTGCGTTGTTTCATCCTCCTGCTGTTTTGGGGG TTCTCGTCCCCTTCCACCATAACACTTCTTCCGGGCTCGCAGTTTAAGCTGCAGTGTCTTCCTGAATCTGACCTGATGTTCACGGAGTACTCATGGAGCTTCTCAAATCAGTTGgaagaagacaaaaacaaacgaATCCACTTTGCTCCACTCGGTCACACGAACGAAGAACTGGAGCTGAACCCGGTGGAGAAGCGCCATGCTGGAACGTATAAGTGTGTGGTGAGGGGAACTTCTGCCAAGGGAATGATGAAGGTGAAGAGGATTTTCAAAATCTCAGTCATAG AGAACCCAGTGTTTATATCCTGGCAGCTCTTTGAGGGTGATGAGGGAGAAACGATCACGCTTTCCTGCTCTTCCTCATCTAAAAATGTCAACAGCTTCGATTCTGCTGAGGTCAAATGGTACAAGGTCAAAGATACAGGAGATAGTTTTGAACTCAAGGAGCTCAAACCTGTTGTGAGAAACCAGAGAAACATTAAAGTGGAGGAGATCAAACCCAGGCAAGTTTACTGGGCTTCTGATCTGAAGCAGCCAGACTGGTCCATCACCATCGACAGTCTGGAGCTGGACGATGAAGATCTGTACcagtgtgacatcatcacaggCTCAGAGAAGGAAAGTGTGCTAATGGAGCTTCTGGTAAATG CTGCCCCGCCCCCTCGCTGTTTAAACCAATCCCAGCCTTGGGAGGCGTGTCCTGATATTGACAGTCAGTCATCAGAGGCGATCCTGCGTGAATCTCTGACTGAGTTCTCACTTAATCtctataaaaaaatcaacaccaTGGAACCTGAAAGGAACCTGCTGTTCTCACCAATCAGCATCGCCATGGTGATGTCTCAGCTGCTGCTgg gaACTCGAGGAGAGACGAGAGCTGAGCTGGAGCGAGGTCTTTTCCTGCCCTCTGAGTTCTCCTGTGTTCACTCTGAGATGAAGAAGCTGAGCAGCAGGATGAAGGATTCGCTTCTCATAGCCAATCAGATGCTCTTTCATCCAG AGCTCAAACTCCGTGAAGCTTTCATCAACCAAACACAGGAATTCTACGACTCTGTGCCCCAAAAACTGACCAATGACAGCGCGGCGAACGTGAAGCTTATCAACACCTGGGTTGCAGACAAAACCCAGAACAGAGTAACGGAGCTGGTCGACTCCTTGgattcatcagtgaacattatTTTACTCAACGCTGTTTACTTCATCG gtaAATGGAAAGGAACATTTGAAGTTAAAGATCAGCAGCAGTTTACGACACTTTCCATGGAGCTACTGTCTGTTCCAGCTCTCTACAGCAGCAACTACTATGTGGCCACAAGTTACATACAAGGACTCAAAGCCTAT GTGGCCAAATTCACTCTGACAGGGAAGAACAGTCTGTACGTCCTGCTGCCGTTTGAGGCGGGTAAAAACGGGCTTGACATCATGGAGGCAAAGCTGACGGATAAGAACGTCAGAAACATGGTGAACGAGATGGCGTCCATCATTCCCGTAGAGTCTGAAGTGTTGCTACCCAAAGTGAAACTGCTGGTGAACACAAATCTCTTCATTCTCCTAAAGAAACTcg AGCTGCCAGGGTTATTTTCTGACCCTAACCTGTGTGGAATGATTGATCAGAGCAGCGCCATGCCTCTGAGCGACGCTCGTCATAGCGCGTTCCTCTCCCTCACAGAGAAAGGTGTGGAAGCTGCGGCCGCCAGCAGCGTCTCGTTTTCTCGCTCCTTCAACAATTTCCACGCCATGCGGCCTTTCGTCCTGATGGTGTTTAACGAGGAGGTCAACATCCCTCTGTTCACAGGGAAAGTTCTTCATCCAGACAAGAACGAATAA